Below is a genomic region from Deltaproteobacteria bacterium.
CTGCATTGCTTTTCTTTTATTCAATCCTTTCATCATGTGTGATAATTCATTAAATTGTTTGAGCAACCTGTTTACATCAGGCACCCTTGTTCCACTGCCTTTTGCTATACGCCTTTTTCTTGAGGCATTTATAATGCGAAAATTTTTTCTTTCTTCCTTTGTCATAGATAGTATAACAGCTTCTATACATTTTGTCTCTTTGTCCATTTCTTCCATATTGCCCAATTTAATCTTACTCAATCCCGGGATGAGCTTTAGCGTGCCGGCTAATGATCCCATTTTTTTCACTTTTCTTATTTGCTCTAAAAAATCATCAAGTGTAAATTGTCGGGTCTTTAATTTTTTGATGATATCCGTATCTTTTGTTTCTGCTTGTTTAACCTTTTCTACTAAGGTGAGCATGTCACCCATGCCCAGTATGCGAGAAGCAATCCTGTCCGGATGAAACAATTCGATATCTTCTACTTTTTCTCCTGTTCCTATAAATTTAATGGGACTTCCTGTCACGCTTTTGATGGAGAGCACCGCTCCTCCTCGCGCATCACCATCTATCTTTGTAAAGATAACACCGGAAAGATTTAATCTCTTATTAAATTCTGAAGCAATGTTTACCGCTTCCTGACCCATCATCGCATCGGCAACGAACAATATTTCTTTAGGGGATGTAATCTTTTTTATCTCTTCCAACTCTTGCATTAAATCTTCTTCTATATGTAGTCTTCCTGCAGTATCCAGTATTATTACATCTTTTCCCGCTTGTTTGGCAAATTTTAAGCAAGCTTTTGCTGTGTCTACCGCCGATGAGCCGTCATTTTCAAATACAACTGTACTCACCCTTTTTGCCATAATGGATAGTTGTTGTTTTGCTGCTGGCCTGTAAGGATCACAGGATACAAGAATAGGATTCCTTCCCTTAGTGCGAAGAAAACGAGCCAATTTTGCAGTTGTAGTTGTTTTGCCTGAGCCTTGAAGTCCAACCATCATAATGACGAAAGGAGGATTCCCCGAGAAATTCAATGCTTCGTTCTTTTCCCCTAAAATATGGACCATCTCTTCATACACGATGCTGCTGATGACTTCCCCTGGAGAGAGACTCTTTTCTATCTCTTTATCTATTGCTTTTTCTCTTATTTTATTTACGAAGGACTTTGTTACTTTATAGTGAACATCTGCTTCTAATAGGGAGAGTTTTATTTCCCGCAGTACACCATCTAATTCCTGTGCAGTAAGCCTTCCTCTCCCTCTAACTTTTCTTATGGTATTGTTTATTCTATCACTTAAATTACTAAACATAATCCCCTACAATGAGAAATTATACTATGTAAATTGGATGTGTTTGTCAAGGAATTGGTAGCGGGGGCAGGATTTGAACCTACGACCTCCGGGTTATGGGCCCGACGAGCTACCAGACTGCTCCACCCCGCAACAAACACGCTATAAAATAGTAAAGTTTATGTGAAAAGTCAAGAACCTGTTGACACAAAAAATCGCATATAATAAACTCCACTCATGGATACAAACCTTTTGCTGTTTATAAACCATTTGCGCAGTCCTCTATTGGATGAGTTTTTTTTGTTTATTACAAACAAATACAATCTTGTCTTCATTGTTATTCCACTCATAATTGCACTGCTTTTAAAGTTTAAAAGATATGCTTTCTGGATTATTCTGGCCATGGTCATTGCCGCCATTGTATCCAATACACTCTGTTCTTATGTTCTGAAGCCATTTTTCGGCAGAGTCAGACCTTGTATGCTGAATATTCCAGATTTTCATCCTTTACTTCATATCGGCTCTTATTCATTCCCCAGTAATCATGCGGCAAATATATTTACATTCGCTACCGTTTTATATTCATTCTGGAAAAGGTCTGCCTATTTTTTTTATCCCTTAGCATTTTTAGTCAGTATAGGAAGAGTATACGAAGGCGTTCATTTCCCCGCAGATGTTTTAGCTGGTGCAATCTTTGGTATTATAATTGCTTTAATTATTTCCTTTTTATTTAAAAAAATATGGAACGAAGATACATCTATTTAAGCTGGCTTGTAATTTTACTCTTTTCGTTGTTCCGACTGTTATATATTCTCTCATGCTCGATAGATCTCTCCCCCGACGAGGCACAATATTGGAACTGGTCCAGACATTCAAGTATCAGTTATTACACAAAAGGTCCTCTCATAGCTTATTTTCTCAAAATAACAACTGCTGTATTTGGAAACAATGTGTTAGGCGTAAGAAGTTTGGCTCTTATTATTTCCACCATATCTTACATAGCAGTTTTCTATTTTACAAAAAAGATTTTTGATACAAAAATCGCATTCATCGCTGTTGTTGTAGGTGAATTTCTACCCATTTCAAATGCCGGTGCGATAATCAGCCATGTAGATGCACCATTGCTCTTGTTGTGGACATTTTCTTTCATCTATGCCTACAAAATGGAAAATAAAAAAACTGTTTCCTGGATCTTTTTGGGTGTTCTCATTGGATTAGGTT
It encodes:
- the ffh gene encoding signal recognition particle protein is translated as MMFSNLSDRINNTIRKVRGRGRLTAQELDGVLREIKLSLLEADVHYKVTKSFVNKIREKAIDKEIEKSLSPGEVISSIVYEEMVHILGEKNEALNFSGNPPFVIMMVGLQGSGKTTTTAKLARFLRTKGRNPILVSCDPYRPAAKQQLSIMAKRVSTVVFENDGSSAVDTAKACLKFAKQAGKDVIILDTAGRLHIEEDLMQELEEIKKITSPKEILFVADAMMGQEAVNIASEFNKRLNLSGVIFTKIDGDARGGAVLSIKSVTGSPIKFIGTGEKVEDIELFHPDRIASRILGMGDMLTLVEKVKQAETKDTDIIKKLKTRQFTLDDFLEQIRKVKKMGSLAGTLKLIPGLSKIKLGNMEEMDKETKCIEAVILSMTKEERKNFRIINASRKRRIAKGSGTRVPDVNRLLKQFNELSHMMKGLNKRKAMQMMQNLGSYPKTF
- a CDS encoding phosphatase PAP2 family protein, translated to MDTNLLLFINHLRSPLLDEFFLFITNKYNLVFIVIPLIIALLLKFKRYAFWIILAMVIAAIVSNTLCSYVLKPFFGRVRPCMLNIPDFHPLLHIGSYSFPSNHAANIFTFATVLYSFWKRSAYFFYPLAFLVSIGRVYEGVHFPADVLAGAIFGIIIALIISFLFKKIWNEDTSI